The proteins below are encoded in one region of Nocardioides marmorisolisilvae:
- a CDS encoding VOC family protein, whose translation MRLDHIVFAAGPDGLAATTERLATLLGEEFRDGGVHPRFGTRNAIMPLRDGMYLEAVEVLDHPASDKAPFGQAVRARTELGGGWMGWVVAVDDIVPLEKRLGRESVNGNRHRPDGVELLWKQLGVKGLQSDPQLPFFVEWQTDPANHPSTGASGDLSLAALEIAGDPARVSDWLGESVEQPLEDLKVEWVAPNGIPGIVAAQFLTRDGIVRI comes from the coding sequence ATGCGCCTGGACCACATCGTCTTCGCCGCCGGACCTGACGGCCTCGCCGCCACCACCGAACGCCTCGCCACACTGCTGGGGGAGGAGTTCAGAGACGGTGGGGTGCACCCGCGCTTCGGCACCCGCAACGCGATCATGCCGCTGCGCGACGGCATGTACCTGGAGGCCGTCGAGGTGCTCGACCACCCGGCCTCGGACAAGGCCCCGTTCGGTCAGGCCGTCCGTGCTCGCACCGAGCTGGGCGGCGGCTGGATGGGCTGGGTCGTCGCCGTCGACGACATCGTGCCGCTCGAGAAGCGACTGGGCCGCGAGTCCGTGAACGGCAACCGGCACCGTCCGGACGGGGTCGAGCTGCTCTGGAAGCAGCTGGGCGTCAAGGGCCTGCAGTCCGACCCGCAGCTGCCGTTCTTCGTCGAGTGGCAGACCGACCCGGCCAACCACCCGAGCACCGGAGCGAGCGGCGACCTGTCCCTGGCCGCCCTCGAGATCGCGGGCGACCCTGCCCGCGTGTCGGACTGGCTCGGCGAGTCCGTCGAGCAGCCCCTGGAGGACCTCAAGGTCGAGTGGGTCGCCCCCAACGGCATCCCGGGCATCGTCGCCGCGCAGTTCCTGACCCGCGACGGGATCGTCCGGATCTGA
- a CDS encoding class I SAM-dependent methyltransferase, giving the protein MAEQPQSGTPRVLPGARPSPNIWHSPATYELENRAFDRAGVLIRTLRELADWTGRDVVDIGCGTGFHLPLFAADARSVTGVEPHADLLAIARRRVRRYPHVDLLPGIADDLPLEPASVDVAHARWAYFFGPGSEPGLAELDRVLRPGGTALVIDNDPTRSTFGEWFGRGFPDVDPHAVERFWSAQGWSRERLDLAWTFDTRADLEDVVRIELPTAVAEQVLTSYDGTVVDYAVNLWWRRW; this is encoded by the coding sequence GTGGCTGAGCAGCCGCAGTCCGGCACCCCACGGGTCCTGCCGGGCGCACGTCCGAGTCCCAACATCTGGCATTCGCCTGCGACGTACGAGCTCGAGAACCGCGCCTTCGACCGCGCCGGCGTACTCATCCGCACCCTGCGCGAGCTCGCGGACTGGACGGGACGCGACGTCGTGGACATCGGTTGCGGGACCGGGTTCCACCTGCCGCTCTTCGCCGCGGACGCTCGGAGCGTGACGGGCGTGGAGCCGCATGCCGATCTGCTCGCGATCGCCCGGCGTCGCGTCCGCCGCTACCCGCACGTCGACCTGCTGCCCGGGATCGCCGACGACCTGCCGCTCGAGCCCGCCTCCGTGGACGTGGCCCATGCCCGCTGGGCCTACTTCTTCGGGCCCGGCAGCGAGCCCGGTCTGGCCGAGCTCGACCGGGTGCTGCGTCCCGGCGGGACTGCACTCGTGATCGACAACGACCCCACCCGATCGACCTTCGGCGAGTGGTTCGGGCGTGGCTTCCCCGACGTCGACCCGCACGCGGTCGAGCGGTTCTGGTCGGCTCAGGGCTGGTCCCGCGAGCGACTCGACCTCGCCTGGACCTTCGACACCAGGGCCGACCTCGAGGACGTCGTCCGCATCGAGCTGCCGACGGCGGTGGCCGAGCAGGTGCTCACCTCGTACGACGGCACCGTGGTCGACTACGCGGTGAACCTCTGGTGGCGCCGCTGGTAG
- the radA gene encoding DNA repair protein RadA: protein MTRTTRSAPRSGYQCSECGWEAVKWVGRCTECQAWGTVVEKAAPRSRVQAGPVTAPARPISEVPIEDSHARTSGVPELDRVLGGGLVPGAAILLAGEPGVGKSTLLLEVAAQTARYRHRTLYITGEESAAQVRMRADRTGGIQDELYLAAETDLGAVLGHVEAVKPTLLVIDSVQTISASDVDGVPGGVTQVKEVSAALIRMAKLRNITLVLVGHVTKDGTIAGPRVLEHLVDVVLHFEGERTSRLRMVRAMKNRFGPVDEVGCFDLSAEGIVAIADPTGLFLDVREIPVPGTCVAVTLEGRRPLLTEVQALVTRTSSDRPRRTTSGVDSSRVAMILAVLQQHARISLHAHDVFVSSVGGARLNDPSNDLAIALAIASAALGKPLGRNVAAIGELGLSGEIRRVRDLGVRLAEASRMGFRSAVVPTPDQASAGTSRVLDGMRVLDLDNVVRALRVLGLEKSPDPPVPNP, encoded by the coding sequence ATGACCAGGACCACGCGGAGTGCCCCTCGCAGCGGCTACCAGTGCAGCGAGTGCGGATGGGAGGCCGTCAAGTGGGTCGGCCGGTGCACCGAGTGCCAGGCCTGGGGCACCGTCGTCGAGAAGGCCGCCCCCCGCAGCCGAGTGCAGGCCGGCCCGGTGACCGCCCCGGCCAGGCCGATCAGCGAGGTCCCGATCGAGGACTCCCACGCCCGCACCTCCGGGGTGCCCGAGCTCGACAGGGTGCTCGGCGGCGGGCTGGTGCCCGGCGCCGCGATCCTGCTCGCCGGCGAGCCGGGCGTGGGCAAGTCGACGCTGTTGCTCGAGGTGGCCGCCCAGACGGCGCGCTACCGGCACCGCACGCTCTACATCACCGGCGAGGAGTCCGCCGCCCAGGTGCGGATGCGCGCCGACCGCACCGGCGGCATCCAGGACGAGCTCTACCTCGCCGCCGAGACCGACCTGGGCGCCGTGCTGGGCCACGTGGAGGCGGTGAAGCCGACCCTGCTGGTGATCGACTCGGTGCAGACGATCAGCGCCAGCGACGTCGACGGCGTGCCCGGCGGCGTCACCCAGGTCAAGGAGGTCTCGGCCGCCCTGATCCGGATGGCCAAGCTGCGCAACATCACGCTGGTGCTGGTCGGGCACGTCACCAAGGACGGCACGATCGCCGGCCCTCGCGTCCTGGAGCACCTCGTCGACGTAGTGCTGCATTTCGAGGGCGAGCGCACCTCCCGGCTGCGGATGGTCCGGGCGATGAAGAACCGCTTCGGCCCCGTCGACGAGGTCGGCTGCTTCGACCTGTCCGCGGAGGGCATCGTCGCGATCGCCGACCCCACCGGGCTGTTCCTCGACGTCCGCGAGATCCCCGTGCCCGGCACCTGCGTGGCGGTCACCCTCGAGGGGCGGCGCCCGCTGCTCACCGAGGTCCAGGCGCTGGTCACCCGGACCTCCAGCGACCGGCCTCGGCGTACGACGTCGGGGGTCGACTCATCGCGGGTGGCGATGATCCTGGCGGTGCTGCAGCAGCACGCCCGGATCAGCCTGCACGCGCACGACGTGTTCGTCTCCAGTGTCGGGGGCGCCCGGCTCAACGACCCCTCCAACGACCTCGCGATCGCGCTGGCGATCGCCTCGGCCGCGCTCGGCAAGCCACTGGGCCGCAACGTCGCCGCGATCGGGGAGCTCGGGCTCTCCGGCGAGATCCGCCGGGTGCGGGACCTCGGCGTACGACTCGCCGAGGCCTCCCGGATGGGCTTCCGCTCCGCGGTGGTTCCCACCCCCGACCAGGCGAGCGCCGGCACCAGCCGGGTTCTCGACGGCATGCGCGTGCTCGACCTCGACAACGTGGTCCGGGCCCTGCGTGTGCTCGGCCTGGAGAAGTCGCCGGACCCACCGGTCCCCAACCCGTAG
- a CDS encoding CHAP domain-containing protein — translation MRINLHSRRRVSLTWSHAFLALALALGVLVGTASAGQATPGQDDYPTTLKNATQDSKVDPWRFYNRECTSFVAWRLNNDNKIPFDDYWGTHWGNASNWKAAATSLGFTVDNRPVVGAVAWWRAGSAGSSVGHVAWVWKVSSDSITVEEYNYLRRGYYDTRTIASTSSVWPSGFIHLHDMAFSNTTKPAISGTPQVGQPLKASPGGWSPDPATYSYQWLSGGDPVAGATSRKFIPTAAQLSRRIKVQVTARRAGYAPTTVRSPRTTRVAQGQFITSVPPAVSGTAQVGVPLTVSSGTWKPAGSYTYQWYAGGVAIPGATGTAYTPVAGDLGKPITVQVRASLAGYQAATTTTAPTAAVAPGSLVNSAVPSISGTPQIGRVLTASTGTWSPAASYAYQWYDVGASGAATPIAGATASSYRPTPGVIGDQVTVVVTATRPGYTTATSRAAPTAAVVPGSFTNTAPPTVSGVAQVGRTLHATTGGWSPGGTAYAYRWFADGTTIPDATRPDFTPGAAQVGKHLTAQVTVTRNGWTTALATSSATSPVRRGVMTAQSGPGVRGLPVVGGQLRATRGRWTPQPDAIGYQWLADGEPVEGATAATFSPTRAQLGQRISVREVATTAGYVPLGASSPAVRAVRLGVASLADEPVIRGRAVLGHTLRAIVGPHTPSTTPVEYRWRRDGHRIWAAHGATYQLRRRDVGQRIGLRIVVAPQGWFPAKRYSARTPQVQSVPTMTTTSSVVRRRVSLTVSLRAPAVSVVGGRVEVRLGQTVLGSGSLRGGSRTLRVDVPGSGLRRLHVDYLGDAQVTAVSRTLRVRVG, via the coding sequence GTGCGCATCAACTTGCACTCTCGTCGGCGTGTCTCCTTGACATGGAGCCACGCCTTCCTCGCGCTTGCCCTGGCCCTGGGGGTGCTGGTCGGCACGGCGTCGGCCGGTCAGGCCACACCGGGGCAGGACGACTACCCGACCACGCTCAAGAACGCGACCCAGGACTCCAAGGTCGACCCGTGGCGGTTCTACAACCGGGAGTGCACGTCGTTCGTGGCCTGGCGGCTGAACAACGACAACAAGATCCCGTTCGATGACTACTGGGGCACCCACTGGGGGAACGCCTCGAACTGGAAGGCCGCCGCCACCAGCCTCGGCTTCACGGTGGACAACCGCCCGGTCGTCGGCGCGGTCGCCTGGTGGAGGGCCGGGTCGGCCGGGTCGTCGGTGGGACACGTCGCTTGGGTCTGGAAGGTGAGCAGCGACTCGATCACCGTCGAGGAGTACAACTACCTGCGCCGCGGCTACTACGACACCCGGACGATCGCCAGCACCAGCTCGGTGTGGCCGAGTGGCTTCATCCACCTCCACGACATGGCGTTCAGCAACACCACGAAGCCGGCCATCTCCGGCACCCCGCAGGTGGGCCAACCGCTGAAGGCCAGCCCGGGAGGTTGGAGCCCGGACCCGGCGACGTACAGCTACCAGTGGCTCTCGGGTGGTGACCCGGTGGCGGGCGCGACGAGCCGGAAGTTCATCCCGACGGCTGCCCAGCTCAGTCGGCGCATCAAGGTGCAGGTCACCGCGAGGCGCGCGGGCTACGCGCCGACAACGGTGCGCTCCCCCCGCACCACGCGGGTGGCACAGGGGCAGTTCATCACCTCGGTGCCGCCGGCGGTGTCGGGCACCGCGCAGGTGGGCGTCCCGCTCACCGTGTCGTCGGGGACCTGGAAGCCGGCCGGCAGCTACACCTACCAGTGGTACGCCGGCGGCGTCGCGATCCCGGGTGCCACCGGCACGGCCTACACCCCGGTAGCGGGCGACCTCGGCAAGCCGATCACCGTGCAGGTGCGGGCGAGCCTGGCCGGCTACCAGGCTGCGACGACCACCACCGCCCCGACGGCCGCGGTGGCTCCTGGCTCGCTCGTCAACAGCGCGGTGCCGAGCATCTCCGGCACCCCGCAGATCGGTCGGGTCCTGACGGCATCCACGGGGACGTGGAGCCCCGCTGCCAGCTACGCCTACCAGTGGTACGACGTGGGAGCGTCCGGCGCCGCGACGCCGATCGCGGGCGCCACGGCGTCCAGCTACCGGCCGACGCCGGGAGTGATCGGGGACCAGGTCACCGTCGTGGTGACTGCCACGCGACCGGGCTACACGACAGCGACCAGCAGGGCCGCGCCGACGGCGGCCGTGGTGCCCGGCTCCTTCACCAACACCGCACCGCCGACCGTCTCGGGTGTGGCCCAGGTGGGCCGGACCCTGCACGCCACCACCGGCGGCTGGTCTCCGGGTGGCACGGCGTACGCCTACCGGTGGTTCGCGGACGGTACGACGATCCCCGACGCGACCCGACCCGACTTCACACCCGGAGCGGCCCAGGTGGGCAAGCACCTCACCGCCCAGGTGACTGTGACCCGGAACGGCTGGACCACGGCGCTGGCGACGTCGTCCGCGACCTCCCCCGTCCGGCGGGGCGTGATGACAGCGCAGTCCGGTCCGGGCGTGCGTGGGCTGCCGGTGGTCGGCGGGCAGCTGCGGGCGACCCGCGGCCGGTGGACCCCCCAGCCTGACGCGATCGGCTACCAGTGGCTGGCGGACGGGGAACCCGTCGAGGGGGCGACCGCCGCCACGTTCAGCCCGACGCGCGCCCAGCTCGGCCAGCGGATCTCGGTCCGCGAGGTGGCCACCACGGCCGGCTACGTGCCGCTGGGTGCGAGCTCGCCCGCCGTCCGGGCGGTGCGGCTCGGCGTCGCGAGCCTGGCGGACGAGCCGGTGATCCGCGGCCGGGCCGTCCTCGGCCACACGCTGCGGGCCATCGTGGGACCGCACACACCCTCGACGACACCGGTGGAGTACCGGTGGCGCCGTGACGGGCACCGGATCTGGGCCGCCCACGGCGCGACCTACCAGCTGCGCCGGAGGGACGTCGGCCAGCGGATCGGGCTCCGGATCGTCGTCGCCCCGCAGGGCTGGTTCCCCGCCAAGCGGTACAGCGCCCGCACGCCCCAGGTGCAGTCGGTGCCGACCATGACCACGACGTCGAGCGTCGTCCGTCGGAGGGTGAGCCTGACGGTCAGCCTGCGAGCACCCGCTGTCAGCGTCGTCGGCGGTCGGGTCGAGGTCCGGCTGGGCCAGACGGTGCTGGGCTCGGGGAGCCTGCGAGGCGGCTCGAGGACGCTGCGGGTGGACGTGCCCGGCTCCGGCCTGCGCCGGTTGCACGTCGACTACCTCGGCGACGCACAGGTGACGGCGGTGAGCCGGACGCTGCGGGTGCGCGTGGGCTGA
- a CDS encoding LacI family DNA-binding transcriptional regulator — MSAGRHAASQPTLTTVADAAGVSRQTVSNALNNPELLRPDTLARVQEVIERLGYTPNRAARQLRTRNSHLIGLRFEQAQEGTSNALMDRFLHSLVETMERTDHHVLLFSGDPEDPLDGYDDLLRSTAVDAFVVTDTYAGTPQAAFLQDRGAPFVAFGRPWAGTGVDEGADWAWVDVDGAAGARMATEHLLAAGHDKVAWLGWEKASRIGEDRRAGWAAALTATGRDPAGLAVRTSDNVDAARMASHALLEDRSVSAVACASDTLAIGVLHALAERGLRAGTDVGVVGFDDSLGAQVSWPGLSSVRQPLEQVAVELVALLHRVLSGEPLAETDKGTMLTPSLVVRRSSQR, encoded by the coding sequence GTGAGCGCCGGTCGACATGCTGCGTCGCAGCCCACGCTGACCACGGTCGCGGACGCTGCTGGCGTGTCCCGCCAGACGGTCTCCAATGCGCTCAACAACCCCGAGCTGCTGCGTCCGGACACCTTGGCCCGGGTCCAGGAGGTCATCGAGCGGCTGGGTTACACGCCCAACCGGGCCGCCCGCCAGCTGCGCACACGCAACTCGCACCTGATCGGTCTGCGCTTCGAGCAGGCCCAGGAGGGGACCAGCAACGCGCTGATGGACCGCTTCTTGCACTCCCTGGTCGAGACGATGGAGCGCACCGACCATCACGTGCTGCTGTTCTCCGGCGACCCGGAGGACCCTCTTGACGGGTACGACGACCTGCTGCGCTCGACCGCCGTCGACGCGTTCGTGGTCACCGACACCTACGCAGGCACCCCGCAGGCCGCCTTCCTGCAGGATCGCGGCGCGCCCTTCGTGGCGTTCGGCCGCCCCTGGGCGGGCACCGGCGTCGACGAGGGCGCCGACTGGGCCTGGGTCGACGTCGACGGGGCGGCGGGCGCCCGGATGGCGACCGAGCACCTACTCGCCGCCGGCCATGACAAGGTCGCCTGGCTGGGCTGGGAGAAGGCCTCGCGGATCGGTGAGGACCGGCGCGCAGGCTGGGCGGCGGCGCTGACCGCGACCGGGCGGGATCCTGCGGGGCTCGCCGTCCGCACCAGCGACAACGTCGACGCGGCGCGGATGGCCAGTCACGCGCTGCTCGAGGACCGGTCGGTCAGTGCGGTGGCCTGTGCCAGTGACACGCTCGCGATCGGTGTGCTGCACGCACTCGCGGAACGGGGGCTGCGGGCCGGCACGGACGTGGGGGTGGTCGGGTTCGACGACTCGCTCGGGGCGCAGGTCAGCTGGCCGGGGCTGTCCTCGGTGCGTCAGCCGCTCGAGCAGGTCGCCGTCGAGCTGGTCGCGCTGCTGCACCGGGTGCTGTCCGGTGAGCCGCTCGCCGAGACCGACAAGGGCACGATGTTGACCCCGTCCCTCGTCGTACGGCGTTCGAGCCAGCGCTGA